The Celeribacter marinus genome window below encodes:
- a CDS encoding UDP-3-O-(3-hydroxymyristoyl)glucosamine N-acyltransferase, with protein sequence MTRSITIADLARQLGAPFGGNGDLCVMRACEPRDAGAGDLALAMDPRFADSLKEGGARAAVLWADADWQSLGLEAAILVGRGRLAMAGITAAFDAGIGLEDGIHPSAVIHPTAHIGAGATIGPLVVIGAHAKLGARAMIAPQVSIGSGVQIGDDALIHAGAKIAARAHIGDRVIIQAGAVIGSDGFSFVTVERSHVEQARETLGASVDAQGQAWQRIASIGGVVIGDDVEIGANVTIDQGTIRPTRIGHGSKLDNQVHIGHNVIVGAHCLLCGQVGVAGSTVIGDYVVMAGQAGAADNITIGSGAIIGAGSGVLSNVPKGRSMMGYPAVAMQTHIDMYKALRRLPRALAKLSRKDS encoded by the coding sequence ATGACACGGTCCATTACCATCGCTGATTTGGCGCGACAGCTTGGTGCTCCTTTTGGGGGCAACGGCGATCTATGCGTGATGCGCGCCTGTGAGCCGCGCGATGCGGGGGCGGGGGATCTGGCGCTTGCGATGGATCCTCGGTTTGCGGATAGCCTCAAAGAGGGCGGCGCGCGTGCGGCCGTGCTCTGGGCCGATGCCGATTGGCAGTCCCTTGGCCTTGAGGCCGCCATTCTGGTCGGGCGTGGGCGCTTGGCCATGGCGGGTATTACGGCGGCGTTTGATGCGGGGATCGGACTTGAGGACGGAATCCACCCCTCTGCGGTGATCCATCCCACGGCGCACATTGGCGCGGGGGCCACCATCGGTCCGCTTGTCGTCATCGGGGCGCACGCAAAACTCGGTGCGCGCGCCATGATTGCACCACAGGTCAGCATCGGGTCTGGCGTCCAAATTGGCGACGATGCGCTAATCCACGCAGGGGCTAAAATCGCCGCCCGCGCGCACATCGGGGACCGTGTCATCATCCAAGCGGGGGCGGTGATCGGGTCGGACGGTTTTTCATTCGTTACGGTTGAGAGAAGCCATGTCGAGCAGGCCCGCGAAACCCTTGGCGCGTCCGTCGATGCGCAGGGCCAAGCATGGCAGCGGATTGCCTCTATTGGCGGTGTGGTCATTGGCGATGATGTGGAAATCGGCGCAAACGTCACCATTGACCAAGGCACCATCAGGCCCACGCGGATCGGTCATGGTAGTAAACTGGATAACCAAGTGCACATTGGCCATAACGTTATCGTTGGCGCGCATTGTTTGTTATGTGGTCAGGTTGGCGTGGCAGGCTCCACGGTGATCGGCGACTACGTTGTTATGGCCGGTCAAGCAGGCGCTGCGGACAATATCACTATCGGATCGGGCGCAATTATCGGTGCTGGCTCGGGTGTATTGTCGAATGTTCCTAAAGGGCGCTCGATGATGGGCTACCCTGCGGTG
- a CDS encoding cysteine desulfurase — MFDVQKIRSDFPILSRQVNGQPLTYLDNGASAQKPQVVIDAITKAYAEEYSNVHRGLHFLSNLATDKYESVRGIVQRFLNAGSEDEIVFTSGTTEAINLVAYAWAMEHLRAGDEIVLTTLEHHANIVPWHFLRERMGIVLTWVDAEADGSLDADKVIAAFGPKTKLVAVTQMSNVTGAQVDVKSICEAARARGVASLVDGSQGSVHGPVDVQDLGCDFYPITGHKLYGPSGSGAIYIRAERQAEMRPFMGGGDMIDIVSKDVITYNKPPMKFEAGTPGIVQTIGMGVALDYMMGIGMDNIAAYEATLASYATTRLQGLNWLNLQGTSSGKGAIFSFTMEGAHAHDLSTVLDKKGVAVRAGHHCAQPLMAQFGVSATCRASFAMYNTTDEVDRLIEALELCHEFFA, encoded by the coding sequence ATGTTCGATGTTCAAAAAATCCGCTCCGACTTTCCGATTTTGTCGCGTCAGGTGAACGGTCAGCCGTTGACCTACCTCGACAATGGCGCATCGGCGCAAAAGCCGCAGGTGGTCATCGACGCGATTACCAAGGCGTATGCCGAAGAATATTCCAATGTTCACCGTGGCTTGCACTTTTTGTCGAACCTTGCGACTGACAAATATGAAAGCGTGCGTGGCATCGTTCAGCGGTTTCTCAATGCCGGATCAGAGGACGAAATCGTATTCACCTCGGGCACCACGGAAGCGATCAATTTGGTCGCCTACGCATGGGCGATGGAGCATTTGCGGGCGGGCGACGAGATTGTGCTCACCACGTTAGAGCATCACGCCAACATCGTGCCATGGCATTTCTTACGTGAACGGATGGGCATTGTTTTGACATGGGTAGACGCCGAGGCGGACGGATCTCTTGACGCGGACAAGGTCATCGCGGCGTTCGGCCCAAAGACCAAATTGGTCGCGGTGACGCAGATGTCCAACGTCACGGGCGCGCAGGTTGATGTAAAAAGCATCTGTGAGGCGGCGCGTGCACGCGGGGTGGCCTCACTCGTGGATGGCTCGCAAGGCTCCGTGCACGGCCCTGTTGATGTCCAAGATTTGGGCTGTGATTTCTATCCGATCACGGGCCATAAACTCTACGGGCCAAGCGGGTCTGGCGCGATTTATATTCGTGCCGAGCGGCAAGCCGAGATGCGTCCGTTTATGGGCGGCGGCGATATGATCGACATCGTGAGCAAGGACGTGATCACCTATAACAAACCGCCGATGAAGTTCGAGGCGGGGACGCCAGGGATTGTGCAAACCATCGGTATGGGCGTTGCGCTTGATTACATGATGGGCATCGGCATGGACAATATTGCGGCCTATGAAGCCACACTTGCCTCTTATGCAACCACGCGGTTGCAGGGTTTGAACTGGCTCAATCTGCAAGGGACAAGTTCCGGAAAAGGCGCGATCTTTTCCTTCACGATGGAGGGCGCACACGCGCATGATCTCTCCACCGTTTTGGATAAAAAGGGTGTGGCGGTGCGTGCGGGACACCATTGTGCCCAGCCCCTTATGGCGCAATTCGGGGTCTCGGCCACCTGTCGCGCGTCCTTTGCGATGTACAACACCACCGACGAGGTCGATCGTTTGATCGAGGCCTTGGAGCTGTGCCACGAATTCTTTGCGTAA
- a CDS encoding YcbK family protein, with protein sequence MTKTGSNVISRRGVLRGFAAASLCAAPVYANAAGFLRGSGDIRRIRMYSGRTGESMDTIYWIEGEYIQEALKEVTYFMRDWRNDKLKSIDARTVDIMAAAHGLMDANEPYLLLSGYRSPETNSMLRSRSSGVAKNSLHLKGQAADLRLKSRSVNQMAQAAQSCSAGGVGKYRGSNFVHMDCGVVRSWNG encoded by the coding sequence ATGACGAAGACAGGTTCTAACGTGATTTCGCGGCGCGGTGTTTTGCGCGGCTTCGCAGCAGCTTCCCTTTGTGCAGCTCCAGTATACGCCAACGCGGCCGGTTTCCTGCGCGGCTCCGGTGACATTCGACGCATCCGCATGTATTCAGGTCGCACCGGCGAAAGCATGGACACGATCTATTGGATCGAAGGCGAATACATCCAAGAAGCGCTCAAAGAAGTGACCTACTTCATGCGCGACTGGCGCAACGACAAACTCAAATCCATCGACGCGCGCACCGTAGATATCATGGCGGCCGCACATGGGTTGATGGATGCAAATGAGCCCTACTTGCTCTTGTCGGGCTATCGCTCCCCCGAGACCAATTCGATGTTGCGCTCGCGCTCAAGTGGCGTTGCCAAAAATTCCCTTCACCTCAAAGGTCAGGCCGCCGATTTGCGCCTGAAATCGCGCTCCGTGAACCAAATGGCTCAAGCGGCACAATCGTGCTCGGCGGGCGGCGTTGGCAAGTATCGCGGATCGAACTTTGTCCACATGGATTGTGGCGTTGTGCGCAGCTGGAACGGCTAA
- a CDS encoding DUF533 domain-containing protein, translating to MSLVKTLAKVAVGMAVAKGVGGMMNSGGASRQASSGGGLGDLLGQLTGGGGASSGGIGDLLGQLGGGSKASSGGGLGDLLGQLGGMGGTAKSGGGMGDLLGQLTGGSTSGGGLQGMLGQIMAGQAGGKSAGGLGGLLDGLSQSSRPGQGIAARAPEHGSGSFGDLINQTLAGGTPTHAHAPEQEEQAAVMLRAMIQAAKSDGRIDGDEQKTLMEHLGDIDAQEMEFINDELSKPIDINGLARDVPRGAEQQVYLMSLMAIDLDSQKEAQYLHAFAQSLNLSQAQVNAVHDHLGVQPLYT from the coding sequence ATGAGCCTTGTAAAAACACTTGCAAAAGTTGCTGTCGGCATGGCTGTCGCCAAAGGCGTTGGCGGCATGATGAATTCGGGCGGCGCATCACGCCAAGCCAGCTCTGGCGGTGGCCTTGGCGATTTGCTTGGTCAACTCACAGGCGGTGGTGGCGCGTCATCGGGTGGCATCGGCGATTTGCTCGGCCAACTTGGTGGCGGATCGAAAGCCAGCTCTGGTGGCGGCCTTGGTGACTTACTCGGCCAACTCGGCGGCATGGGAGGCACAGCCAAAAGTGGCGGCGGCATGGGCGATTTGCTTGGCCAACTCACAGGTGGCTCCACCTCGGGCGGCGGCTTGCAAGGCATGCTTGGTCAAATCATGGCCGGTCAAGCGGGCGGCAAAAGTGCCGGTGGGCTTGGCGGTCTGCTCGATGGTTTGTCGCAGTCTTCGCGCCCTGGCCAAGGCATCGCGGCGCGCGCGCCCGAACACGGCTCTGGCTCATTCGGGGATCTGATCAATCAAACCCTCGCAGGAGGCACACCTACCCACGCCCACGCCCCCGAACAAGAAGAGCAAGCGGCGGTGATGCTGCGCGCCATGATCCAAGCCGCGAAATCTGACGGGCGCATTGATGGCGATGAGCAAAAGACACTCATGGAACACTTGGGCGATATCGACGCGCAGGAGATGGAATTCATCAACGATGAGCTTTCAAAACCCATCGATATCAACGGATTGGCCCGCGATGTGCCGCGTGGCGCAGAACAGCAGGTCTATCTGATGTCCCTCATGGCGATTGATCTGGATAGCCAAAAAGAAGCGCAGTACCTCCACGCCTTTGCGCAATCTTTGAACCTGTCTCAGGCGCAAGTGAACGCCGTACACGATCACCTCGGCGTGCAACCACTTTACACCTAA
- a CDS encoding cytochrome b/b6 domain-containing protein: MTRRIVKVYPRFERAWHWVQALLIAVLMVTGLGLNGVHHLIPFGPAVMLHTIAALVLLVVWVFATFWLFTTGAWRQFIPKVEGALETARYYAYGIFKGEEAPYKKQYWRKHNPLQAATYFGLKWFVFPAIWISGLVYLTYNVWDGGSQATLILGIVRNLHLIAAYVIFAFVIVHVYLLTTGHGFRAHVKPMVTGYDEVDLTDAQEAYLEANEPNRLKPREAAE; this comes from the coding sequence ATGACACGCCGTATTGTTAAGGTCTATCCACGGTTCGAGCGGGCATGGCACTGGGTTCAGGCGCTCTTGATCGCGGTGTTGATGGTCACGGGGCTTGGCCTCAACGGGGTGCATCATTTGATCCCGTTTGGCCCCGCGGTCATGTTGCATACCATTGCCGCGCTTGTGTTGCTGGTCGTGTGGGTTTTCGCAACCTTCTGGCTGTTCACTACCGGCGCGTGGCGACAGTTTATCCCTAAGGTCGAGGGGGCGTTGGAAACTGCGCGCTACTATGCCTACGGGATATTCAAGGGAGAGGAAGCGCCGTATAAAAAGCAATATTGGCGCAAGCATAACCCGCTTCAGGCCGCGACATACTTCGGGTTAAAGTGGTTTGTGTTCCCCGCAATCTGGATCTCGGGCCTTGTATACTTGACGTACAATGTTTGGGATGGCGGATCACAGGCCACGTTGATTTTAGGGATCGTGCGCAATCTGCACCTAATTGCGGCCTATGTGATTTTCGCCTTTGTGATCGTGCATGTCTATCTGTTGACCACAGGACACGGGTTTCGCGCCCATGTTAAGCCGATGGTGACGGGGTACGACGAGGTGGATTTGACGGACGCGCAGGAGGCCTATTTAGAGGCCAATGAGCCAAACCGGTTAAAGCCGCGTGAGGCCGCTGAATAA
- the sufC gene encoding Fe-S cluster assembly ATPase SufC, with the protein MLEIKNLNVKLEEEDKQILKGVNLTIGEGEVHAIMGPNGSGKSTTSYVLSGRDGYEVTDGTVMMDGEDVLAMEPEERAAAGIFLAFQYPVEIPGVGNMTFLRTAVNAQRKARGENELSAGEFLKIVREKAKSLKIDAEMLKRPVNVGFSGGEKKRNEILQMAMLEPKVCILDETDSGLDVDAMKLVAEGVNALRDGKRSFVVITHYQRLLDYIKPDVVHIMAAGRIVKSGGPELALEVEHNGYADILKAEGVEA; encoded by the coding sequence ATGTTGGAAATCAAAAACCTGAACGTCAAACTCGAAGAAGAGGACAAACAGATCCTCAAAGGCGTCAATCTGACAATTGGTGAGGGTGAGGTTCACGCCATCATGGGGCCAAACGGCTCTGGCAAGTCCACCACATCTTATGTGTTGTCGGGCCGTGATGGTTACGAAGTGACAGACGGCACGGTTATGATGGACGGCGAAGATGTGTTGGCCATGGAACCCGAAGAGCGCGCCGCAGCGGGCATCTTTCTTGCCTTTCAATATCCCGTTGAAATTCCGGGTGTGGGCAACATGACGTTCTTGCGCACAGCCGTAAACGCACAGCGCAAAGCGCGTGGCGAGAACGAGTTGTCGGCGGGCGAGTTTTTGAAAATTGTGCGCGAGAAGGCCAAAAGCCTCAAGATCGACGCAGAAATGCTCAAACGCCCCGTCAATGTCGGCTTTTCAGGCGGCGAGAAAAAGCGCAATGAAATCCTACAGATGGCAATGCTTGAGCCAAAGGTCTGTATCCTTGACGAGACAGACTCCGGTTTGGACGTTGACGCCATGAAATTGGTGGCTGAGGGCGTGAATGCGCTGCGCGATGGCAAACGCTCCTTTGTCGTGATCACGCACTACCAGCGTCTTTTGGACTATATCAAACCCGATGTCGTGCACATCATGGCGGCGGGTCGTATCGTCAAATCCGGTGGCCCCGAGTTGGCCCTTGAGGTCGAGCACAACGGCTACGCCGACATTCTCAAAGCTGAGGGGGTAGAGGCTTAA
- a CDS encoding heavy metal-binding domain-containing protein: protein MIITTTPSIEGRTISDYCGIVTGEAIMGANVVRDLFAGITDIIGGRSGAYEQKLGQGRETALREMEERAAQLGATAIVGVDLDYEVINNMLMVSASGTAVKLT, encoded by the coding sequence ATGATCATCACCACCACACCCTCAATCGAGGGACGCACGATCAGTGACTATTGTGGCATCGTCACGGGCGAGGCCATCATGGGCGCAAACGTTGTGCGCGATCTGTTTGCGGGCATCACCGACATTATTGGCGGGCGATCGGGTGCGTATGAGCAAAAGCTGGGGCAGGGACGCGAAACCGCTTTGCGCGAGATGGAAGAGCGCGCAGCCCAACTTGGTGCAACTGCAATCGTTGGTGTCGATCTCGATTACGAAGTGATCAACAATATGCTGATGGTGTCCGCGTCTGGCACCGCCGTTAAGCTCACGTAG
- a CDS encoding SufB/SufD family protein, translated as MTRAQQLQRKLDATATRVQGMALPQGAGWANDARQDALSRLLSMGLPEGRDEYWRWTRPDTLTVQDAPQAAVFHVDETPMFDAIDRLKIVFVDGVFDAEASDDLTGENLEVMRLSDALATDIHWAAELYGKIEIKSQVPVQRPLAAMNTAFATDGVVIRATGKVARPVNLIYLHGSETSDAILHHVIKLDAGAELTVLENGPAAARFNKVMEIDVADGASFHHVRTQGRDHERRAVTHLLATIGKESLFKSFTMTANGVLTRNEVYLEINGDDSMAHVAGAAMGDGAFHHDDTVFITHDAERGESRQVFKKVLRNGAKGIFQGKILVKDGAQKTDGYQISQALLLDEDSQFLAKPELEIYADDVICSHGSTVGAIDETALFYMQSRGVGRKEATNLLTLAFLNEAIEEIEDEAISADILSRLEGWLSRHGR; from the coding sequence ATGACACGCGCACAGCAACTGCAACGCAAACTCGACGCCACGGCTACGCGCGTGCAGGGCATGGCTCTGCCGCAGGGCGCAGGTTGGGCGAATGATGCCCGCCAAGATGCGCTTAGCCGTTTGTTGTCGATGGGTCTGCCCGAAGGACGTGATGAATACTGGCGTTGGACGCGGCCCGACACGCTCACGGTGCAAGATGCACCACAAGCGGCTGTCTTTCATGTCGATGAGACACCGATGTTTGACGCGATTGATCGTTTGAAAATCGTGTTTGTCGACGGTGTGTTTGACGCTGAGGCCTCTGACGATCTGACGGGTGAGAACCTTGAAGTAATGCGCCTGTCTGATGCTTTGGCGACTGATATTCATTGGGCGGCCGAGCTTTACGGCAAGATCGAGATCAAATCCCAAGTTCCGGTTCAACGTCCTTTGGCGGCGATGAACACGGCGTTTGCAACGGACGGTGTTGTGATCCGCGCTACGGGCAAGGTCGCGCGTCCTGTGAACCTGATCTATTTGCACGGCTCCGAGACGTCAGATGCGATTTTGCACCATGTGATCAAGTTGGACGCAGGCGCGGAATTGACCGTATTGGAAAACGGCCCTGCGGCGGCGCGGTTCAACAAGGTGATGGAAATCGACGTGGCCGATGGCGCGTCTTTCCACCATGTGCGCACGCAAGGGCGCGATCATGAACGCCGCGCGGTGACGCATTTGCTCGCCACAATCGGTAAAGAGAGCCTGTTTAAATCGTTCACGATGACGGCCAACGGTGTACTGACGCGCAACGAGGTCTATCTAGAGATCAACGGCGACGATAGCATGGCTCATGTGGCCGGTGCCGCTATGGGGGACGGCGCGTTTCATCACGATGACACCGTGTTCATCACCCATGACGCCGAGCGCGGTGAAAGCCGTCAGGTGTTCAAAAAGGTGTTGCGCAACGGAGCCAAGGGCATTTTCCAAGGGAAAATCCTTGTCAAAGACGGGGCGCAAAAAACCGATGGCTACCAGATTTCGCAAGCGCTTTTGCTTGATGAGGACAGCCAATTCCTCGCCAAGCCCGAGTTGGAAATCTATGCGGACGATGTGATTTGTTCGCACGGCTCCACCGTGGGTGCGATTGACGAGACGGCGTTGTTCTACATGCAATCGCGCGGCGTTGGTCGTAAAGAGGCGACCAATCTGTTGACCCTCGCGTTTTTGAATGAGGCCATTGAGGAAATCGAAGACGAAGCGATTTCGGCCGATATTTTAAGCCGCCTTGAGGGTTGGCTTTCACGGCACGGGCGCTAA
- a CDS encoding tetrathionate reductase family octaheme c-type cytochrome, with the protein MNANWLKTGVVAGAMIMAASFGAHAQDTMAQETPTHGAPVPMASWAGSTADHSKFEILQKPFESGPAVTQACISCHTEADDQAMHSIHFQWSFENEVTGQTLGKSTVINAFCGNVVGNEARCTSCHAGYGWEDVTQPAPQQSSAVDCLACHDQSGQYTKLATGAGHPPLGPVPGEPVKGQTITGEAAWAVDLMKSAQSVGMPDRDNCGQCHFYGGGGDNVKHGDLSSALYDPDVHTDVHMSKDGANMVCSDCHVESDHAWAGSRYLLDAKDEVGTGKPGERRDAASCESCHGVEPHPINIKGLKLNDHVDKVACQTCHIPEFAKGGVATKTLWDWSTAGRLNGEGNPIAEHNFTQSDGAELHTYLSTKGDFEWGENVVPYYAWFNGAIEYTLPETQIDPTQVVEINKVLGTPDGDDSRIWPFKQMIGRQAYDAGFNKLAYSHVWGPTTDTAFWTNFDWGKAIEAGMTAAGSEYSGEYGFIDTHMYWPITHMVAPADEALDCAQCHSAQGRLAGMTGIVMPGTDAGSWVGKLGRLLVLLTLLGVLGHGALRVISRAKSTSKHEGDAQ; encoded by the coding sequence ATGAACGCGAATTGGTTGAAAACTGGCGTTGTTGCAGGCGCCATGATCATGGCCGCGTCGTTTGGGGCGCATGCCCAAGATACAATGGCACAAGAGACCCCGACCCACGGCGCGCCTGTGCCGATGGCGTCATGGGCCGGCTCAACCGCCGATCACTCAAAATTCGAGATCCTGCAAAAGCCGTTTGAAAGCGGGCCTGCGGTGACGCAGGCCTGTATTTCGTGTCACACCGAGGCAGATGATCAAGCCATGCACTCGATCCATTTTCAATGGAGTTTCGAGAATGAGGTAACGGGACAGACGCTTGGAAAATCGACTGTTATCAATGCGTTTTGTGGTAACGTTGTGGGCAATGAGGCGCGGTGTACGTCATGTCATGCGGGCTACGGTTGGGAGGATGTGACGCAGCCTGCGCCACAACAATCCTCGGCGGTGGATTGTTTGGCGTGTCATGATCAGTCGGGCCAATACACCAAATTGGCCACGGGTGCGGGGCATCCGCCCCTTGGTCCGGTGCCGGGCGAGCCTGTGAAAGGGCAAACCATAACGGGCGAGGCCGCGTGGGCGGTCGATCTGATGAAATCGGCGCAAAGTGTGGGCATGCCCGATCGCGACAATTGTGGTCAGTGTCACTTTTATGGCGGCGGTGGCGATAACGTCAAACACGGCGATTTGTCCTCCGCCCTTTATGATCCTGATGTGCACACCGATGTGCATATGTCCAAAGACGGGGCCAATATGGTCTGTTCGGATTGCCACGTCGAAAGTGATCATGCGTGGGCCGGATCGCGGTATTTGCTTGATGCCAAGGATGAGGTTGGCACCGGTAAACCCGGTGAGCGGCGCGATGCGGCGAGCTGTGAAAGCTGTCACGGGGTTGAGCCGCATCCGATCAATATCAAGGGTCTCAAACTCAATGATCACGTTGACAAAGTGGCATGCCAAACCTGTCACATTCCCGAGTTCGCAAAGGGCGGTGTCGCGACCAAAACACTGTGGGATTGGTCCACGGCGGGGCGTTTGAATGGTGAGGGCAATCCGATTGCCGAGCACAACTTTACCCAAAGTGATGGGGCTGAGTTGCACACCTATTTGTCCACAAAGGGCGATTTTGAATGGGGCGAGAACGTTGTGCCATATTACGCGTGGTTTAATGGCGCGATCGAATACACCTTGCCGGAAACACAGATCGATCCAACGCAAGTTGTCGAAATCAATAAGGTTTTGGGCACACCAGATGGTGATGACAGCCGAATTTGGCCGTTCAAACAGATGATCGGTCGACAAGCCTATGATGCGGGGTTCAACAAACTGGCTTACAGCCACGTTTGGGGGCCAACCACCGACACCGCATTTTGGACCAACTTTGATTGGGGCAAGGCTATTGAGGCGGGCATGACGGCCGCAGGGTCAGAGTATTCCGGCGAATACGGGTTCATCGACACGCATATGTATTGGCCGATCACGCATATGGTCGCACCGGCCGATGAGGCGTTGGACTGCGCGCAATGTCACTCCGCGCAAGGGCGGCTTGCGGGGATGACCGGCATTGTAATGCCCGGAACCGATGCGGGATCATGGGTCGGCAAATTAGGACGTTTGCTGGTGCTTTTGACGCTGTTGGGCGTTTTGGGTCACGGCGCTCTTCGAGTGATTTCACGCGCAAAATCGACGTCCAAACATGAGGGAGATGCGCAATGA
- a CDS encoding L,D-transpeptidase family protein has protein sequence MVLYPVLRSNVAFGALRTGKIANALRVLMALALLSTAIVPSGAAAQQVTALMQSIAEAASKSKDLSEFYRATGYKPVFADTSSRASSRRTALVRALRDAPAHGLAPYDTTLLEANLRSIKSDRDLGRAEVQMAQLFLDYARDMQTGQLIPSKIDSGIVRQVPYRDAIDVLTNFTKSNPAGYLRKLIPSSPEYARLLKEKATLEKQLGSGGWGQQVPSGKYEPGASGNGVVILRNRLISMGYLPRSAAASYDGAMQKAVQQFQLRHGLAADGVAGDGTIREMNVEPAERLTSVLVALERERWINMPLGKRHIRVNITDFTAKIIDNDRVTFSTRSVVGAADGDRRTPEFSDVMEHMVINPTWNVPRSIATKEYLPLLQKNANAAGHLRVVDNRGRTVPRSAVNFNAYSASTFPFSLKQPPSDGNALGLVKFIFPNKYNIYLHDTPAKALFGRETRAFSHGCIRLHQPFEFAYELLSKQTNDPEGLFHAHLKTGIESVVPLDDQVPVHIEYRTAIAVPNGGMEYRRDVYGRDAKIWAALQKQGVQLRAVGG, from the coding sequence ATGGTTTTGTATCCGGTTCTCCGGTCCAATGTCGCGTTTGGCGCGTTGCGGACGGGTAAAATTGCAAACGCACTGCGTGTGCTCATGGCGCTTGCGCTTTTATCAACGGCGATCGTGCCCTCGGGTGCGGCGGCGCAACAAGTGACGGCGTTGATGCAATCCATCGCGGAGGCGGCGTCAAAGTCAAAGGATCTGTCGGAATTCTACCGCGCGACAGGGTACAAGCCGGTGTTTGCCGACACGTCATCACGGGCCAGTTCGCGGCGCACGGCATTGGTGCGCGCCTTGCGCGATGCGCCCGCACATGGGCTTGCCCCCTATGATACCACGCTGTTGGAGGCCAATCTGCGCTCGATCAAGTCGGACCGTGATCTGGGCCGCGCCGAAGTGCAAATGGCACAGCTCTTCCTCGATTATGCCCGCGACATGCAAACGGGTCAGTTGATCCCGTCAAAGATTGACAGTGGCATTGTGCGTCAGGTTCCTTACCGCGATGCCATCGATGTGCTCACCAATTTCACGAAGTCAAATCCGGCGGGCTACCTGCGCAAACTGATCCCGTCCTCACCTGAATATGCGCGCCTTCTCAAGGAAAAAGCTACCCTTGAAAAACAGCTTGGCTCGGGCGGTTGGGGCCAACAGGTGCCAAGTGGCAAATACGAACCCGGTGCCTCCGGAAACGGCGTGGTTATTTTGCGCAACCGTTTGATCTCCATGGGCTATTTGCCACGGTCTGCGGCGGCAAGCTATGACGGTGCGATGCAAAAAGCGGTGCAGCAGTTTCAGTTGCGCCACGGTTTGGCGGCGGACGGCGTGGCGGGGGACGGCACTATTCGCGAGATGAATGTCGAACCTGCTGAACGCCTCACATCCGTGCTTGTGGCGCTTGAGCGCGAGCGGTGGATCAACATGCCGCTTGGTAAGCGTCACATCCGCGTCAATATCACCGATTTCACGGCAAAGATCATTGATAATGATCGCGTCACCTTTAGCACTCGCTCGGTCGTGGGTGCGGCAGATGGTGATCGCCGCACACCTGAGTTCTCCGATGTCATGGAGCATATGGTGATCAACCCGACGTGGAACGTGCCGCGCTCGATTGCCACCAAAGAATACCTGCCGTTGTTGCAAAAGAACGCCAATGCGGCGGGCCATTTGCGGGTGGTGGACAATCGGGGCCGGACGGTGCCGCGCTCTGCTGTCAACTTTAATGCCTACTCCGCAAGCACTTTCCCGTTCTCGCTCAAGCAGCCGCCCTCGGATGGGAACGCTCTTGGCCTCGTAAAGTTCATATTTCCGAACAAATACAACATCTACTTGCACGACACGCCCGCAAAGGCACTGTTCGGGCGCGAGACGCGTGCGTTTAGCCACGGCTGTATCCGTCTGCATCAGCCGTTCGAATTTGCCTATGAGCTGTTGTCAAAGCAAACCAATGATCCTGAGGGATTGTTTCATGCGCATCTGAAAACGGGCATCGAAAGTGTTGTTCCCTTGGACGATCAGGTGCCGGTGCATATCGAATACCGCACGGCGATTGCGGTGCCAAATGGCGGGATGGAATACCGCCGTGATGTGTATGGACGCGATGCCAAAATCTGGGCGGCGCTTCAAAAACAGGGCGTTCAGTTGCGCGCTGTCGGCGGCTGA